In a single window of the Fastidiosipila sp. genome:
- a CDS encoding TlpA family protein disulfide reductase: MKTNHHKKRRTLRFAGLLLLVALLVSVSALTACGKKNPGSVKGSEPATSETRATEDDQTTEPTEERIKAFDFSLTDQYGKEHKLSDYQGRVIFLNFWATWCPPCKQEMPDIENLYKDHGMNQEDLVILAVAYPDEDGSASAQREKDVEGIKAFLLENNFTFPVLMDTRGEAFGQYQITGLPTTFMIDHEGYFIGYVQGALPRELMDQFVNDALNAMGH, encoded by the coding sequence ATGAAAACAAATCATCATAAAAAAAGAAGGACGCTGCGGTTTGCAGGCTTGCTATTGCTCGTGGCCCTGCTTGTTTCTGTATCTGCCTTGACCGCCTGCGGGAAAAAGAACCCCGGCTCTGTCAAGGGAAGCGAGCCTGCCACCAGCGAAACCAGGGCCACTGAGGATGATCAGACAACGGAGCCGACTGAGGAACGGATTAAGGCTTTTGATTTCAGCCTCACCGACCAGTATGGCAAGGAACACAAGCTTTCGGATTACCAGGGACGGGTCATATTCCTTAACTTCTGGGCGACCTGGTGCCCGCCTTGCAAGCAGGAAATGCCGGATATCGAAAACCTCTACAAAGATCATGGCATGAACCAGGAAGATCTGGTCATCCTGGCGGTCGCCTACCCCGATGAAGACGGTTCCGCATCAGCTCAGCGGGAGAAGGATGTTGAGGGCATCAAAGCCTTTCTGCTTGAAAATAATTTCACCTTCCCGGTTCTCATGGACACCCGCGGGGAGGCCTTCGGCCAGTATCAGATCACCGGCCTGCCGACCACCTTCATGATCGACCACGAAGGCTATTTCATCGGCTATGTTCAAGGCGCCTTGCCACGGGAGCTGATGGATCAATTCGTCAATGACGCGCTGAATGCCATGGGCCACTGA